In Calditrichota bacterium, one genomic interval encodes:
- a CDS encoding TonB family protein — MIAQIDSSGRVERAWVEEGGFVPGYGLEEAAIAAVRSTSFTPAKHNGKPVAVQIGIPVIFKLDAKGAHDAPPTP; from the coding sequence GTGATTGCCCAGATCGACAGTAGCGGGCGCGTCGAGCGGGCATGGGTAGAGGAGGGCGGATTCGTTCCGGGGTACGGGTTGGAAGAAGCGGCAATCGCAGCGGTGCGGAGCACATCCTTCACCCCGGCAAAGCACAATGGCAAACCGGTGGCAGTGCAGATTGGAATCCCAGTCATCTTCAAGCTTGACGCCAAGGGCGCGCACGACGCACCACCGACGCCCTAG